DNA from Halomonas sp. GFAJ-1:
GAACGTCGTCGGGGGCGGACGTGTCGTCCCAGCGTACCGTGACGCTGACGCGCCGATTGGCAACTTCGATGCCGCCTTCGCCGCCGGGCAGAGCAGTCGCCAAGTCTTCGACCCACTGTGTTTGATCACGGCCGGGAAGGCCACTACCTTCGGGAGTGTTGCCTAGTACCAGCGTGTAAGAGGAGGCTTGTTCGCGATTGGCACGCACCCTGTCCAGCATGTCCTGTGCCATGTTGGTGGCCTGCGTTTCGAAATAAGCGGCACGGTTATGTACCAGGGATTGGGTTTGTAGTCCCAGCACGCCCAGCAGGCCGATCGACAGCACCAGCAGGGCAATCAACGACTCCA
Protein-coding regions in this window:
- a CDS encoding type IV pilus modification protein PilV, whose protein sequence is MPKAQGGISLLESLIALLVLSIGLLGVLGLQTQSLVHNRAAYFETQATNMAQDMLDRVRANREQASSYTLVLGNTPEGSGLPGRDQTQWVEDLATALPGGEGGIEVANRRVSVTVRWDDTSAPDDVRQIQLVSEL